CGGCTCATCCGCGAGATGAGCGATGTCGTCGTGGTCGGCGCCAACACGGTGCGCGAGGAGCGCCACACCGCGACCCGCCCTACCTGGCTCTGCATCATTTCGGAGTCGGGCAATCTGACCGGGCACCGCATCAGCGAAGCGGATGCGGCGGCCTCGGTGCTCGTGTGCGGGCCGGCCTCGGCGCGTGAACGCTCCGCCGAGACCATGCCCGGGGCCAACTTCGCCGAGTTCGACGCCTCGGGCGGCCGGGTGCCGCTGGATGCGGTGCTCGCGGAGTTGCGCGGGCGCGGCCTGCGCCAGATTGTCGTCGAAGGCGGCACGACTCTGATCGGCCAGTTCCTCGACGCGGCGCTGCTCGACGAGGTGTGCCTCACGCAGGCGCCGGTGTTCGGCCCGGACACCTCGCCGGCGCTCCCCTCGTCGTCGCGCAACTCGGCCTTTCGGCGCGAGCTGCTGCTCGAGGATGAGTTCGGCTTCCTCTATCAGCGACTGGTGCGCGACGACGCCTGAGCCTGGCTGTCGGCCCCGGGCTGCGTGCTGAGCCCGGCGAACCATTCGTCCACCGCGGTCTCCCAACTGTCGCGGTCGACGTTCCAGAGGCGCGTGTGCCGCGCCCGCGTGAACTCGACGTAATCGACGAGGTCGGGCCGCGCCTGCGCGAGACGCTGGCTCGAGGTGACCGGCACCACGGTGTCGGCCGTCGAGTGCAACAGCAAAATCGGCACCTCGAACTCGTCAGCCCGCGCCACGAGGTCAAGCTGCGCGAGGTCAATCGGCTCGTCGGTGCCGAGCAGACCCCGGTGCAGCGGGGAGTTGAGCAGCCACATGCCGAGCTTCGCGACCGGCGCGGGCACGCGCATCTGCGCCGCCTGGTACTCGAGCGTGTCGTGCCAGTTCACGGCAGGCGACTCGAGCATGAGGCCGACGATGCGTTTGCGGAAGCGCGAGTTGAGGTAGGTCTGCCCGACGATGCCGCCGCCCATCGACCAACCAGTAAGCACGATCCGCTCGGCGCCGCGTGAGCTCGCCCACTCGAGCGCGGCGTCGACGTCGTGCCATTCGGTGAGACCGAGCCCGTACTTGCCGTCGGCCGGCGAAGGCACGCCGAGGTCGTTGCGGTAGCTCACGACGAGCGAGTTCCAGCCCTGCGCCCGCACGAGCGGCACGGCGCGCAGCGGCTCGGTCATCGCCGCGCCGCGCCCGTGCACGTGAATCACCCAGTCGTGGCTGCCCTCGCGGTCGGCCGGCACGAACCAGGCGGGCATCGGGCCGAGCTCGCCCGGCACCTCCACCTCGCGCCAGTGCAGGCCGAGGTCGCGAATGTCGCGTTGCGGTGCCGACGCCACCCGCACCGTGCGGATGCCCACGATGGGCGTGCCGATCGCCTCGCTGAAGCGCCGGGTCACGGTGCGCAGGTCGGCGGTGACGATCTCACCGAGGTGCGCTCGGCCCCGGGCCGAGTCCCACAGCAGGGTGTACTCCCCCGCCGTCTCCGACTCGATGGTGCGCTCAAGCGTGATCGTGCCCGCCGTCGCCTCGGGGTTGTGCAGATCGCACTTGATCACCCGCACCGGCCCACGCGTGCTCCGCGGCGGGTTCACCACCTGGCGCGCGAGCATGGTCGCGGCGGTCGCGGCGAGCGACCCGAAAAACACCGTGGCACCGGCCGCGAGCGCGGTTGCGTTCCTGAGGGGTCGTCCGGTCATTTTCCTCCGTTCGCGGCAAGTCGGCGCGCCGCCGCTCACAGGCCGCACCACCCGGCCTAACCTTCAGGCGTGGTGGTCAGCTTGCATCCGGTGCCCGTAGCGTTCGACATGGCAGTCGAGTCAATTCGAGCTGTCGAGTTTCGCAGCGACTTACGGGTGCAGGAAATCCGATCACCCGAGGGTCTTGCACCGCACGCGTTGGCGCTCGCAGCCGATGTTAGTCCCGGCAACCTGGAGGGCGACTCTCAGCTCGGCACGGGCCGCTTCATCCTGCTGCACGACCCTTCCGAGCCGGATGCGTGGCGCGGCGACTTCCGCGTCGTGTGCTTCGCGCAGGCCCCGCTCGAGACCGACATTGGCGGCGACGCCATGCTGCCGGAGGTCGCCTGGTCGTGGCTCGTCGACGCCCTCGACGAGAACGGTGCCGACTATCGCTTCCCCTCGGGCACCGTCACGGTGGTGAACTCGAAGGGCTTTGGCGAGCTCACCGAGCAGGGCGAGGGCTCGCAAATCGAGATGCGCGCCTCGTGGACCCCGCAGAATTCCGACCTCGCGGCGCACGTCGAGGCGTGGTCAACGCTCCTGTGCATGCTCGCGGGGCTGCCGCCGGTCGATTCCCAGGACGTCGCGATCCTGCGGCACGCGGCGCGTGAACATGGCCGCGGTTGATGGCAAGCGCCTCGAGCGCGGCGGGCTCGAGGTTATCGACACGCACATCGCCCTGAGCGACGCGCTCGGCCGGCTCGAGGAGGGCACGGGACCGATCGCGATCGACACCGAGCGCGCCTCGGGCTACCGGTACTCTGACCGCGCCTACCTCATCCAGATCTTCCGCCGGGGCACCGGCACGCTGCTCATCGACCCCATCCCGTTCGGCTCGCTGAAGTCGGTGACCGAGGTCATCGCCGACGACGAGTGGATCCTCCACGCCGCGACGCAGGATCTCCCCTGCATGCGCGACATCGGCCTCACCCCGACCCACCTCTTCGACACGGAGCTCGCCGCACGGCTGCTCGGCATGGACCGGGTCGGGCTCGGCGCGGTCGTGCAAGAGCTGCTCGGCATCGAACTCGCAAAGGCACACTCGGCCGATGACTGGTCGGTGCGCCCGCTGCCGAAAGAGTGGCTCGCGTACGCCGCGCTCGACGTCGAGCTCCTCGTGGATGTGCGGGATGAGCTGGCAAGGCGGCTGACGGATGCGGGCAAGGATGATTGGGCGCGCGAGGAGTTCGCGGACGAACTGCAGCGCCCGCTCAACCCCGTCAAGCACCTCGCACTCGAGCCCGACGCCGACCCGGAACGCTGGCGTTCGCTCTCGGGCGTCCACCAGCTGCGCTCGCCGCGCGCCCTCGCGATCGCCCGCGAGCTCTGGCTCAGCCGCGACGCCTACGCGCGCGAAACCGACACGGCGCCCGGGCGCATCATTCCCGATCGCTCCGTGCTCGCCGTCGCGAAGGCCCAGCCCCGGTCAAAGGGGCAGCTCGGCTCGATGAGCGACTTCACCGGCAAGCAGTCCCGCTCGCAGCTCGATCGGTGGTGGGACGCCGTCGCGGCGGGCCGCGAGAATCCCGCGCCGCCGAAGCGTGCCGCGCCGGATTCCAATCGGCTCCCCCCGCTCAAGGCGTGGGAACAGAAGCGCCCCGAGGCGTTCGCCCGCGTGAGCGCGGCGCGCCCCGCCGTCGCGGAACTCGCCGAAGAGCTCCATCTACCGACCGAGAACCTGCTCACCCCATCCCTGCTTCGGCAGCTCGCTTGGGACGGCACGGCCAACACCGAATCCGAAATTCGGAGTGAACTCAGAAATTTGGGCGCGCGACAGTGGCAGGTCGACATGACGACCCCCGTTATCGCGAGGTCGTTTGTCGAGGCCACCCAAGACGCTACGGATTCCGACATCTCTCCTCGGTAGGCTCGCCCTGATCACAACGGTCCGTAACGATGCGGACCACGAGGAGGAATAGTGACCGGATCAGAGGTCCATTTCATTGACGGCACGCGCACGCCGTTTGGCCGCGCTGGCGAAAAGGGCATGTACTGGGGAACTCGTGCCGACGATCTGGCGGTGAAGGCGATGAAGGCCCTCATCGACCGCAATCCGCAGATTCCGGTCGACCGCTATGACGACGTCGCAATCGCGGCGACGACGCAGCAGGGCGACCAGGGGCTCACCCTCGGCCGTACCACTGCGATTCTCGCGGGCCTGCCGCTCAACGTGCCCGGCCTCGCGATCGAGCGCATGTGCGCGGGCGCCCTCACCGCGTCGGCCCTCATGGGTTCGACGATCGGCTTCGGCCAGAACGACGTCGTCATCGCCGGCGGCGTCGAGCACATGGGCCACCACCCGATGGGCCAGGGCGTCGACCCGAACCCCCGCTTCCTCTCCGAGCAGCTCGTCGACGCCGAGGCGCTGAACATGGGTAACACGGCCGAGCGCCTGCACGACCGCTACCCCCAGTACACGAAGGAGCGCGCCGACCGCTTCGCGCTCGCCTCGCAGCAGAAGGCCGCGAAGGCGTACCAGGACGGCAACTTTGCGCGTGACCTCGTGCCCGTCGCCATCGAGAGCGAGTCCGGCTGGGGGCTCGCCGACCGCGATGAGCACCTCCGCCCCGACACGACGATGGAGGGCCTCGCCGGCCTCAAGACGCCGTTCCGCCCGCACGGTCGCGTCACCGCCGGTAACGCCTCGCCCCTCACCGACGGCGCCACCGCGTCGATCCTCGTGTCGGACGACGCGCTCAAGGAGTTCGGCCTCAAGTCGCGCATGAAGATGGTGTCGTTCGCGTTCGCGGGCGTCGAGCCCGAGGTCATGGGCCTCGGCCCCATCCCCTCGACCGAGAAGGCACTCAAGCGTGCCGGCCTCAAGATCGACGACATCGGCCTGTTCGAGCTCAACGAGGCCTTTGCAGTGCAGGTGCTCTCGTTTCTCGACCACTTCGGCATCGCCGACGACGACCCCGCGGTCAACCGATTCGGCGGCGCGATCGCCCTCGGCCACCCGCTCGCGGCGAGCGGCGTGCGCCTCATGATGCAGCTCGCGAACCAGTTCGAGCAGTTCCCCGAGGTGCGTTACGGCGTCACCGCGCTCTGCGTCGGCCTCGGCCAGGGCGGCACGATCATCTGGGAGAACCCGTCCTGGAACGGCAAGAAGCACGCGCGAGCAGGAAAGTAGGCAGAACAAGTGAAGTTCCCCAAGTTTGACCGCAGCAAGTACGCAGCGCTGCTCGAGCCGGCCGCCGAGGCCGAGGTCATCACCGAGGCGAAGGTGCGCGACGTGCGCCTCGCATCCGGCCGCACCCTCGCCCTCATCACCCTCGACAACAACAAGGACTACAAGCGCCCGAACACGCTCGGCCCGAACACGCTCGCCGCGCTCGGCGAGACGCTTGAGTCGCTGCGCGCCCGCGCCGCCGCCGGCGAGATCGACGCCGTCGCCATCACCGGCAAGCGCTTCAGCTTCGCCGCCGGCGCCGACCTCTCGCTCGTCGACCGCATCCCGAGCCGCGATGTTGCGCGCCTCATGGGCGAGATCGGGCACCACGCGCTCGGCCTGCTCGGCGACCTCGGTGTGCCGAGCTTTGCGTTCGTCAACGGCCTCGCCCTCGGCGGTGGCGTCGAGGTTGCGCTGCACTCGACCTACCGCACGATCGACGCCTCCACGCCGGCCATCGCCCTGCCCGAGGTCTACCTCGGCCTCGTGCCCGGCTGGGGTGGCGCCACCCTCGTGCCGAACCTGATCGGCATCGAGAATGCCCTCAAGGTCATCATCGAGAACCCGCTCAAGATGAACCGCACGCTCAAGCCGAAGCAGGCCCTCGAGCTCGGCCTCGTCGACCGCCTCATCGCGCCGGTCAACTTCCTCGAAGACTCGCTGAAGTTCGCGGATGCGGTGCTCGGCGGCGAGGCCGTCAAGTGCCCGAACGAGCCCGGCAAGATCGAGCGCGTCACGAAGTGGGACATCGCGGTGAAGATCGCGCGCAAGTCGGTTGAGGAGCGCCTCGGCACCGTGCCGAAGGCCCCCTACCGTGCCCTCGACATCATCGCCCTCGCAAAGCACAACGACCTCGCCCGCGGCTTCGAGGCCGAGAACGAGGCCCTCGCCGACCTCATCTCGGGCGACCAGTTCATGGCGTCGATGTATGGCTTCGACCTTGTGCAGCGCCGGGCGAAGCGCCCCGAGGGCGCCCCCGACAAGGCACTCGCCGGCAAGGTCACGAAGGTCGGCATCGTCGGCGCGGGCCTCATGGCCAGCCAGTTTGCGACGCTGTTCGTGCGCCGCCTCAAGGTGCCCGTCGTCATGACCGACCTCGACCAGGAGCGCGTCGACCGCGGCGTCGCGAACGTGCATGCCGAGCTCGAGAAGCTGCGCGACAAGGGTCGGCTCGATTCCGATGAGTTCAACCGGCTCACGGCCCTCGTGACGGGCACGACCGACCGCAGCGAGTTCGCCGACTGCGACTGGGTGATCGAGGCCGTGTTCGAAGAGGTTTCGGTGAAGCAGGAGGTCTTCGGCGACCTCGAGAACATCGTCTCGGAAGAAGCGATTCTCGCGACGAACACCTCCTCGCTCTCGGTGGACGAGATCGGTTCGAAGCTCCGCCACCCGGAGCGACTCGTCGGCTTCCACTTCTTCAACCCGGTCGCGGTCATGCCGCTCGTCGAGGTGGTCAACGCCGCGAAGACGAACGAGGCCACCCTCGCGACGGCGATGCAGGTCGCGAAGAACCTCAAGAAGAACGCGGTCATCACCACCGACCGCCCGGGCTTCGTGGTGAACCGTGTGCTCGCCAAGGTGCTCGGCGAGGCCATGCACGCCGTCGACACCGGCACCCCGATCGCGGTTGTCGACCACGCCTCCGACCCCATCGGTCTGCCGATGACGCCGTTCGAGCTGCTCGAGCTCGTTGGCCTCAAGGTCGGCGCGCACGTGCTCACCTCGCACCACACCCCGTTCCCCGACCGCTTCTTCGAGTCGAAGAACCTGGATGCGCTGGCCGACTCGGGCGCGAAGCTCATCGAGCGCGACGGCAAGGGCCGCGCGAAGGGCTACACGAAGGAGTTTGAGAAGGTCGTCGGCACCGAGGGCAAGACTCCGATGACCGCCGAGCAGCTGCGCGAGCGGCTCGAGACCGGGCTCGCCGAGGAGATCAAGATCATGCTCGACGAGGGCGTCGTCACCGCCCCCGAAGACATCGACCTGTGCCTCATCCTCGGCGCCGGCTTCCCGCTGCTCGATGGCGGCATCACGCCGTACCTCGACCGCGTGGGTGCCAGCGAGCGCGCGTTCGGCGGCACGTTCCACACCCCGACGATTCGCGGCGCGGCGGAGCGCTAAGCGGCATCCGAGAACGGGCCGACTCCCCCAGCGGGAGTCGGCCCGCTTCGTTTCCCGACCCAGTTTTGCGGCTACCGCCGTCGGCTAGCGTCGAGGCATGCGTGAATACCTCATTGATGCCAGCCGCCCCACCGACTCGGAATCGCTGCACGCCCTGCTGCGCGACGTCATCGCCGCGGATGGCGCGCTGACCCGCGCGCAGGTCGACGCCATCGGCATGACGAGCGAGGTGCACGACGAGGGCACGCACATCGAGCGGCTCGCCCTCGACCTCTCGGGCACGCAGCTCAGCCCCCGCCAGCTCGCCGAGCAGGCGAAGGAGCGCGAGCAGGAGGTGCCCGACGAGCCCGCCACGCCGTTCGTGCCCACCGTCGTGCAGGTCGATGCCGCATCCTTCTCGGCCCAGCCCCTCAAGCTCGGGCCGCTTGAGCTCAAGGCCACCGGCTCGGCCGAAAACGTGCGCTACGCCTGGCTCGAGGACGCGAAGGGCGGCCTCTGGGTCGAGCACCTCAAGTCGGCCGACGGCAAGCCGGGCCACGCCTCGGCCGAGTTCGAGGTCGACACGCGCGACTTCGAACCCCTCGCCCGCGAGGTGCTCGAGCGTGCCGACGCGAAGGTGAAGCTGCTCGAGTTCACGCCCGAAGTCGAAACCCCGAACGACCGCGAGGCGAACGTGCGCATCGCCATGCGCTGCGGTTACGGCATCGTGCGCGCGAGCATCATCGTTGACGCCC
The Gulosibacter sediminis genome window above contains:
- a CDS encoding DUF3000 domain-containing protein; translation: MAVESIRAVEFRSDLRVQEIRSPEGLAPHALALAADVSPGNLEGDSQLGTGRFILLHDPSEPDAWRGDFRVVCFAQAPLETDIGGDAMLPEVAWSWLVDALDENGADYRFPSGTVTVVNSKGFGELTEQGEGSQIEMRASWTPQNSDLAAHVEAWSTLLCMLAGLPPVDSQDVAILRHAAREHGRG
- a CDS encoding dihydrofolate reductase family protein, with the translated sequence MPDTSQPFDLSRMPDPSWLRQLGGTGDLLDLTGDGIAAAESWLREHYAPPRPDWVRMNMLGSLNGRITGGDGTSDSLSNRADRRILRLIREMSDVVVVGANTVREERHTATRPTWLCIISESGNLTGHRISEADAAASVLVCGPASARERSAETMPGANFAEFDASGGRVPLDAVLAELRGRGLRQIVVEGGTTLIGQFLDAALLDEVCLTQAPVFGPDTSPALPSSSRNSAFRRELLLEDEFGFLYQRLVRDDA
- a CDS encoding alpha/beta hydrolase family protein, with the translated sequence MTGRPLRNATALAAGATVFFGSLAATAATMLARQVVNPPRSTRGPVRVIKCDLHNPEATAGTITLERTIESETAGEYTLLWDSARGRAHLGEIVTADLRTVTRRFSEAIGTPIVGIRTVRVASAPQRDIRDLGLHWREVEVPGELGPMPAWFVPADREGSHDWVIHVHGRGAAMTEPLRAVPLVRAQGWNSLVVSYRNDLGVPSPADGKYGLGLTEWHDVDAALEWASSRGAERIVLTGWSMGGGIVGQTYLNSRFRKRIVGLMLESPAVNWHDTLEYQAAQMRVPAPVAKLGMWLLNSPLHRGLLGTDEPIDLAQLDLVARADEFEVPILLLHSTADTVVPVTSSQRLAQARPDLVDYVEFTRARHTRLWNVDRDSWETAVDEWFAGLSTQPGADSQAQASSRTSR
- a CDS encoding thiolase family protein, with amino-acid sequence MYWGTRADDLAVKAMKALIDRNPQIPVDRYDDVAIAATTQQGDQGLTLGRTTAILAGLPLNVPGLAIERMCAGALTASALMGSTIGFGQNDVVIAGGVEHMGHHPMGQGVDPNPRFLSEQLVDAEALNMGNTAERLHDRYPQYTKERADRFALASQQKAAKAYQDGNFARDLVPVAIESESGWGLADRDEHLRPDTTMEGLAGLKTPFRPHGRVTAGNASPLTDGATASILVSDDALKEFGLKSRMKMVSFAFAGVEPEVMGLGPIPSTEKALKRAGLKIDDIGLFELNEAFAVQVLSFLDHFGIADDDPAVNRFGGAIALGHPLAASGVRLMMQLANQFEQFPEVRYGVTALCVGLGQGGTIIWENPSWNGKKHARAGK
- a CDS encoding 3-hydroxyacyl-CoA dehydrogenase NAD-binding domain-containing protein; the protein is MKFPKFDRSKYAALLEPAAEAEVITEAKVRDVRLASGRTLALITLDNNKDYKRPNTLGPNTLAALGETLESLRARAAAGEIDAVAITGKRFSFAAGADLSLVDRIPSRDVARLMGEIGHHALGLLGDLGVPSFAFVNGLALGGGVEVALHSTYRTIDASTPAIALPEVYLGLVPGWGGATLVPNLIGIENALKVIIENPLKMNRTLKPKQALELGLVDRLIAPVNFLEDSLKFADAVLGGEAVKCPNEPGKIERVTKWDIAVKIARKSVEERLGTVPKAPYRALDIIALAKHNDLARGFEAENEALADLISGDQFMASMYGFDLVQRRAKRPEGAPDKALAGKVTKVGIVGAGLMASQFATLFVRRLKVPVVMTDLDQERVDRGVANVHAELEKLRDKGRLDSDEFNRLTALVTGTTDRSEFADCDWVIEAVFEEVSVKQEVFGDLENIVSEEAILATNTSSLSVDEIGSKLRHPERLVGFHFFNPVAVMPLVEVVNAAKTNEATLATAMQVAKNLKKNAVITTDRPGFVVNRVLAKVLGEAMHAVDTGTPIAVVDHASDPIGLPMTPFELLELVGLKVGAHVLTSHHTPFPDRFFESKNLDALADSGAKLIERDGKGRAKGYTKEFEKVVGTEGKTPMTAEQLRERLETGLAEEIKIMLDEGVVTAPEDIDLCLILGAGFPLLDGGITPYLDRVGASERAFGGTFHTPTIRGAAER
- a CDS encoding ribonuclease D — encoded protein: MAAVDGKRLERGGLEVIDTHIALSDALGRLEEGTGPIAIDTERASGYRYSDRAYLIQIFRRGTGTLLIDPIPFGSLKSVTEVIADDEWILHAATQDLPCMRDIGLTPTHLFDTELAARLLGMDRVGLGAVVQELLGIELAKAHSADDWSVRPLPKEWLAYAALDVELLVDVRDELARRLTDAGKDDWAREEFADELQRPLNPVKHLALEPDADPERWRSLSGVHQLRSPRALAIARELWLSRDAYARETDTAPGRIIPDRSVLAVAKAQPRSKGQLGSMSDFTGKQSRSQLDRWWDAVAAGRENPAPPKRAAPDSNRLPPLKAWEQKRPEAFARVSAARPAVAELAEELHLPTENLLTPSLLRQLAWDGTANTESEIRSELRNLGARQWQVDMTTPVIARSFVEATQDATDSDISPR